ATATTAATCATGATATGCAATTCTGCATGTGGTGCTGATTTAGACCTGAATTATGAATGCAAATTGAGCTCATCATTTTCAGTTGTCAGTCCTTGTAAAATTNNAGATTTATATCCTTTGCTTGTAAATTTCTGCTTAATGAAGTCAGTTGAATTAATTTCATGTTGTGTTTAATCTGTGNTGAAACTATTTATTTCAGATATCTTGCCATGGTTTTGTATCATGCTGGAGATATGGCGGGGGCTATTATGCAACAACACAAGGAACTGATTATAAATGAACGTTGTCTTGGTTTAGATCATCCGNACACTGCTCACAGGCATTCCCTTTTCTATTGATCTTCTTTGTTCTTTCCCATAATATCTTAGGGTTGTATAGTGGAATGTTAAAAATCACGTTGGGCCAAAAAATAAACTGGGATACCCatatatagaaaattttgaGATGCATGCATGGTTTTGGACAGACACTGTTGAACAAGTTcaggttattttttttatgtattgaacctttttttgtttcatgttGACCTGTTGCAGTTATGGAAATATGGCTCTGTTTTACCACGGACTTAACCAGACAGAACTTGCCCTTCGCCATATGTCCCGTGCTTTGCTATTATTAAGTTTGTCATCAGGGCCAGATCATCCTGATGTTGCAGCAACATTTATCAATGTTGCAATGATGTATCAGGATATAGGAAAGATGAACACAGCTCTTCGTTATCTGCAAGAAGCTTTAAAGAAGAATGAAAGGCTTCTTGGCGANGAGCACATCCAAACTGCTGTTTGTTATCATGCTCTTGCCATTGCATTTAATTGTATGGGTGCTTTCAAGCTCTCTCATCAGGTACGTGT
The genomic region above belongs to Vigna radiata var. radiata cultivar VC1973A unplaced genomic scaffold, Vradiata_ver6 scaffold_1417, whole genome shotgun sequence and contains:
- the LOC106755254 gene encoding clustered mitochondria protein; its protein translation is HAGEHSVVKHSVPSCSEAKELVETGKLQLAEGMLSEAYTLFSEAFSILQQVTGPMHREVANCCRYLAMVLYHAGDMAGAIMQQHKELIINERCLGLDHPXTAHSYGNMALFYHGLNQTELALRHMSRALLLLSLSSGPDHPDVAATFINVAMMYQDIGKMNTALRYLQEALKKNERLLGXEHIQTAVCYHALAIAFNCMGAFKLSHQHERKTYDILVKQLGEDDSRTRDSQNWIWFINIYI